The Neomonachus schauinslandi chromosome 4, ASM220157v2, whole genome shotgun sequence genome includes a region encoding these proteins:
- the ARTN gene encoding artemin → MEPGCGSPSVLPHCPQPRRQPALWPTLAALALLSSVAEASLGPAPRSPARRLGPAPGPAPPTGHLPGGRAARTCSGRSRARTAGARGCRLRSQLVPVRALGLGHSSDELVRFRFCSGSCRRARSPHDLSLASLLGAGALRPPPGSRPVSQPCCRPTRYEAVSFMDVNSTWRTVDRLSATACGCLG, encoded by the exons ATGGAGCCCGGATGTGGAAGCCCTTCTGTGCTGCCCCACTGTCCCCAGCCTAGGCGGCAG CCTGCCCTGTGGCCAACCCTGGCCGCTCTGGCCCTGCTGAGCAGCGTCGCCGAGGCCTCCCTGGGCCCCGCGCCCCGCAGTCCCGCCCGGCGCCTCGGCCCCGCTCCTGGCCCGGCGCCCCCCACCGGCCACCTGCCCG GGGGCCGCGCGGCCCGCACGTGCAGCGGAAGA AGCCGCGCGCGGACGGCGGGGGCGCGGGGCTGCCGCCTGCGCTCGCAGCTGGTGCCGGTGCGCGCGCTCGGCCTGGGCCACAGCTCCGACGAGCTGGTGCGTTTCCGCTTCTGCAGCGGCTCCTGCCGCCGCGCGCGCTCCCCGCACGACCTCAGCCTGGCCAGCCTGCTGGGCGCCGGGGCCCTGCGGCCGCCCCCGGGCTCGCGGCCCGTCAGCCAGCCGTGCTGCCGCCCCACGCGCTACGAGGCGGTCTCCTTCATGGACGTCAACAGCACCTGGAGGACCGTGGACCGCCTGTCGGCCACTGCCTGCGGCTGCCTGGGCTGA